In one window of Gemmatimonadales bacterium DNA:
- a CDS encoding magnesium transporter has translation MTAEERLAFAFMASHPEEAARIIEGADPSAAAAVVSAVAPAVAARVFRAIGPTPSAACAVAMAPNDLAAIVAELTVDIAAGLIRQVDPARRELLFPLLAPELADQLRLMLRYPENTAGAMADPLVLAVAEDITVADAQRRLRGSGLHLHYYVYVISRDGVLTGVLSIGELMAARGKDALAAVMHRDVVRLDGYADLATVEAHPAWRDYDALPVVDSGQRLVGAIQHKEVRQLAGSAARPVMATFVGLSELYWAGLTRILRSLGPLEVSGNADGDDAAARKGADDVS, from the coding sequence ATGACTGCCGAAGAACGCCTCGCCTTCGCGTTCATGGCATCACATCCGGAGGAGGCCGCGCGGATCATCGAAGGCGCGGACCCCAGTGCTGCTGCCGCGGTCGTTTCTGCTGTGGCGCCGGCCGTTGCCGCCCGGGTCTTCCGCGCGATCGGCCCCACACCGTCCGCCGCGTGTGCCGTGGCGATGGCGCCGAACGATCTTGCCGCGATCGTGGCCGAACTTACTGTGGACATCGCTGCAGGGCTGATCCGCCAGGTCGATCCCGCCCGCCGTGAGCTGCTCTTTCCGCTCCTCGCGCCCGAGCTCGCCGACCAGCTCCGCCTCATGTTGCGATATCCCGAGAACACGGCGGGCGCCATGGCGGACCCGTTGGTTCTGGCGGTCGCTGAGGACATCACCGTCGCCGACGCCCAGCGGCGGCTGCGCGGATCAGGCCTGCACCTGCACTACTACGTCTACGTCATCTCGCGCGACGGTGTTCTGACGGGGGTGCTCAGCATCGGGGAGCTCATGGCGGCCCGCGGCAAGGATGCGCTTGCGGCCGTGATGCACCGTGACGTCGTCCGGCTCGACGGATACGCCGACCTCGCAACCGTCGAGGCGCATCCCGCCTGGCGCGATTACGATGCGCTGCCGGTGGTGGACTCGGGGCAGCGCCTGGTCGGCGCCATCCAGCATAAGGAGGTGCGCCAGCTGGCCGGCTCGGCGGCGCGTCCGGTGATGGCCACGTTCGTGGGATTGTCCGAACTGTACTGGGCCGGCCTCACCCGGATCCTTCGGAGCCTCGGGCCCCTCGAGGTGAGCGGGAATGCCGACGGCGATGACGCCGCAGCTCGGAAAGGGGCCGACGATGTCTCGTAA
- the mgtE gene encoding magnesium transporter encodes MSRNQLVSRLAQRAMALHPAEAALRLEPMRAAEIADLFGRLEPALAAQVCQRLRPDLAADVIVLLPDPPASTVLDAIEPAQAAALLARLEPGPRAARLAALDPRLAAELGELMSYPPGVAGSMMDPRATTFRSDATAREALARLRSLRNRSILTVFLVDEDGVLTGAVALQDLALAEPETVLADLAQPDSPRVQALTPQEEVVALAEEGRLSTLPVVDATDRLVGVIRHADILAASQRDATADLQTMVGVSPEERALSSPWFAVRKRLPWLQINLATAFLAATVVGLFEGTIAQFTALAVLLPVVAGQSGNTGAQALAVTMRGLALREIRLRHWFRVARKELLVGAVNGVAVALVTSLGVLVWSGSLGLAAVIGSAMVLSMVIAAVAGASVPMALTLMRQDPAAASSIVLTTITDVLGFLTFLGFAALASAWL; translated from the coding sequence ATGTCTCGTAATCAGCTGGTGAGCCGGCTGGCGCAGCGCGCCATGGCACTGCATCCAGCGGAGGCGGCGCTCCGTCTCGAGCCGATGCGCGCCGCCGAGATCGCGGATCTGTTCGGCCGACTGGAGCCGGCTCTCGCTGCGCAGGTGTGCCAGCGGCTCCGGCCGGATCTGGCCGCCGATGTGATCGTGCTGCTTCCGGACCCGCCCGCCTCGACGGTGCTCGATGCCATCGAGCCTGCGCAGGCGGCGGCCCTCCTCGCCCGTCTCGAGCCCGGTCCGCGAGCCGCTCGACTGGCGGCGCTCGACCCCCGGCTGGCTGCCGAGCTTGGCGAACTCATGTCATATCCCCCCGGGGTTGCCGGCTCGATGATGGACCCGCGCGCGACCACGTTTCGGTCCGATGCGACCGCGCGCGAGGCGCTCGCACGGCTGCGCTCGCTGCGGAATCGCAGCATCCTGACGGTCTTTCTCGTCGATGAGGACGGCGTGCTCACTGGCGCGGTCGCCCTTCAGGACCTCGCGCTGGCCGAGCCGGAGACGGTTCTTGCCGACCTGGCGCAACCGGATTCGCCGCGGGTTCAGGCGTTGACGCCGCAGGAGGAGGTGGTCGCGCTCGCGGAGGAGGGGCGGCTCTCGACGCTGCCCGTGGTGGACGCCACGGATCGGTTGGTGGGCGTCATCCGCCATGCCGACATCCTGGCAGCGAGTCAGCGCGACGCCACGGCTGACCTCCAGACCATGGTTGGCGTGAGCCCCGAGGAGCGGGCGCTGTCCAGTCCCTGGTTTGCGGTGCGCAAGCGGCTGCCGTGGCTGCAGATCAACCTTGCCACCGCGTTCCTCGCGGCGACGGTGGTCGGACTGTTTGAGGGGACGATTGCCCAGTTCACGGCCCTGGCGGTGTTGTTGCCGGTGGTGGCCGGCCAATCGGGAAACACTGGGGCGCAGGCGCTGGCGGTCACCATGCGAGGGCTGGCGCTCCGCGAGATCCGGCTGCGCCACTGGTTCCGCGTGGCGCGCAAGGAACTGCTGGTCGGCGCAGTCAACGGCGTGGCTGTTGCGCTGGTCACATCGTTGGGCGTGCTGGTGTGGAGCGGCTCGCTTGGCCTGGCCGCGGTGATCGGCAGCGCGATGGTGTTGTCGATGGTCATTGCGGCGGTGGCCGGAGCGTCCGTTCCGATGGCGCTGACGCTAATGCGTCAGGATCCAGCAGCGGCGTCGTCCATCGTACTCACGACCATCACGGATGTATTGGGGTTTCTGACCTTCCTCGGTTTTGCCGCTCTGGCGAGCGCCTGGCTGTAG